The following are encoded in a window of Vigna unguiculata cultivar IT97K-499-35 chromosome 8, ASM411807v1, whole genome shotgun sequence genomic DNA:
- the LOC114193062 gene encoding ER membrane protein complex subunit 4, whose translation MEKGKGVMGSGGRRWAVDLSDNSTSRDIPDPPGFSRASPDQDDSTLSRQKKDAESNWKAQKAWEVAQAPLKNLLMMGFMMWMAGSTVHLFSIGITFSALWQPISALQSVGKIFEPYKDNKVELLGPKLLFIALNLGGLALGVWKLNALGLLPTHTSDWVSSLAPAQEVEFSGGGVNLG comes from the exons ATGGAGAAGGGAAAGGGAGTGATGGGATCGGGAGGAAGAAGGTGGGCCGTTGACCTCTCCGACAATTCCACTTCTCGCGATATTCCCGATCCTCCCGGTTTCTCTCGCGCTTCTCCCGACCAG GACGACTCAACGCTCAGTCGCCAGAAGAAGGATGCTGAATCCAATTGGAAAGCCcag AAAGCTTGGGAGGTAGCGCAAGCCCCTCTGAAGAATTTACTGATGATGGGGTTCATGATGTGGATGGCTGGTAGCACAGTCCACTTGTTCAGCATTGGGATTACTTTCTCTGCTCTTTGGCAACCCATTAGTGCCTTGCAGAGTGTCGGAAAGA TTTTTGAGCCCTACAAAGACAATAAGGTGGAGCTTCTTGGACCTAAGTTGTTATTTATAGCCCTTAATTTGGGTGGCTTGGCACTAGGTGTTTGGAAG CTCAATGCATTGGGGCTTCTTCCTACACACACATCAGACTGGGTCTCATCCTTGGCACCTGCTCAG GAGGTGGAGTTTTCCGGTGGTGGTGTAAATTTGGGTTGA